In the genome of Streptomyces sp. V2I9, one region contains:
- a CDS encoding SDR family oxidoreductase — translation MRDSPDARRTRRASARPLEGRVAVVTGAARGVGKALTRSLSEAGMRVALLGRERATLREAAESLPGPSLCIECDVTDRAALADAARSVEAGLGPASVVVANAGIAVSGPFDRTDAELWQRVIDVNLTGSADTARAFLPQLTLTRGYFLQIASTAAFGAAPMMSAYCASKAGAESFALALRGEVEPDGVQVGIAYLHWTGTDMLTGIDDDPVLEALRRNQPGPARRIHPPALVAQWLTRGVARRAPQIYAPPWLRWCQPLRPLFPALVARATRRELRAHPGEEMSSPVQVLGAGGRADWDSFRASRPSPPPDR, via the coding sequence ATGCGCGACAGTCCGGACGCGCGCAGGACACGCCGCGCTTCCGCCCGTCCGCTGGAGGGGCGGGTCGCGGTCGTCACCGGCGCCGCGCGCGGTGTCGGCAAGGCGCTCACCCGGAGCCTCTCCGAGGCCGGTATGCGGGTCGCGCTGCTGGGGCGGGAGAGGGCGACCCTGCGGGAGGCCGCCGAGTCCCTTCCCGGCCCGAGCCTCTGTATCGAGTGCGATGTCACCGACCGCGCGGCGCTCGCGGACGCCGCGCGGTCGGTGGAAGCCGGTCTCGGGCCCGCCTCGGTGGTGGTGGCGAACGCGGGTATCGCGGTGAGCGGCCCGTTCGACCGTACGGATGCCGAACTCTGGCAACGTGTCATCGACGTCAACCTCACCGGCTCCGCCGACACCGCCCGCGCCTTTCTTCCCCAACTGACCCTCACTCGCGGGTACTTCCTCCAGATCGCCTCCACCGCGGCGTTCGGAGCGGCGCCCATGATGAGCGCCTACTGCGCGTCCAAGGCCGGCGCGGAGTCGTTCGCGCTCGCCCTGCGCGGAGAGGTCGAACCCGACGGGGTCCAGGTCGGCATCGCCTATCTGCACTGGACCGGTACCGACATGCTCACCGGCATCGACGACGACCCCGTCCTCGAAGCCCTGCGCCGCAACCAGCCCGGCCCGGCCCGCCGTATCCACCCACCCGCCCTGGTCGCCCAGTGGCTCACCCGGGGGGTCGCCCGCCGCGCCCCGCAGATCTACGCGCCGCCGTGGCTCCGCTGGTGCCAGCCGCTGCGGCCGCTCTTCCCCGCCCTCGTCGCGCGGGCCACCCGCCGCGAACTGCGGGCCCACCCCGGCGAGGAGATGTCCTCCCCCGTCCAGGTGCTGGGCGCCGGAGGCCGGGCCGACTGGGACTCCTTCCGGGCCTCCCGGCCCTCTCCCCCGCCCGACCGGTAG
- a CDS encoding NAD(P)/FAD-dependent oxidoreductase, translated as MADAIVIGSGPNGLVAANLLADAGWSVEVLEARDEPGGAVRSDHGVHPAYVNDLFSSFYPLAAASPVLAGLDLHQDGLRWSHAPRVLAHPLLDGSCAVLDRDRSATADGLDRFAPGDGEAWLGLCHIWDRLGEGIVDALFSPFPPVRAGTVLAARLRAAGGLRLARSLVLPVRRLGEEEFAGEGGRLLLAGNALHADLAPEAAGSGGFGWLMSMLGQFHGFPVPVGGAGALTAALVGRLRRRGGSVRCGQRVTEIVVRRGRAVGVRTETGEGVPARRAVLADVSAPSLYGALVAAEHLPGRLLDDMRRFQWDFATFKVDWALGGPVPWSSEAAAAAGTVHLAEGVDELTRCASQIARSLIPDRPFLLFGQMTTADATRSPRDTESAWAYTHVPHTVKGDAGGAGLTGGWDAGERERMADRIERQVERYAPGFRSRIRARRILAPTTLENEDANLVGGAINGGTAAMHQQLVFRPVPGTGRPETPVKGLYLTSASAHPGGGVHGAPGANAARAALRSTRATTSALSAAQRLLARRDRTGETTRARGERP; from the coding sequence ATGGCCGACGCGATCGTGATCGGCAGCGGGCCGAACGGCCTGGTCGCGGCCAACCTGCTCGCCGATGCCGGATGGTCGGTGGAGGTGCTGGAAGCCCGGGACGAGCCGGGCGGTGCCGTACGCAGCGACCATGGGGTCCACCCCGCGTACGTCAACGACCTGTTCAGCTCCTTCTACCCGCTGGCCGCGGCCTCCCCGGTGCTGGCCGGGCTGGATCTGCACCAGGACGGGCTTCGCTGGAGCCACGCGCCGCGGGTGCTCGCGCACCCGCTGCTCGACGGCAGCTGCGCGGTACTGGACCGCGACCGGTCGGCGACCGCCGACGGCCTCGACCGTTTCGCGCCCGGTGACGGCGAGGCATGGCTGGGCCTCTGCCACATCTGGGACCGGCTGGGCGAGGGGATCGTCGACGCCCTCTTCTCGCCCTTCCCGCCCGTCCGGGCCGGGACCGTGCTGGCCGCGCGGCTCCGGGCGGCGGGCGGGCTGCGGCTGGCCCGCAGCCTCGTCCTCCCGGTCCGCAGACTGGGCGAGGAGGAGTTCGCCGGGGAGGGCGGACGGCTGCTGCTGGCGGGAAACGCCCTGCACGCCGACCTGGCCCCCGAGGCGGCGGGCAGCGGCGGCTTCGGCTGGCTGATGTCCATGCTGGGACAGTTCCACGGCTTCCCCGTCCCCGTCGGCGGTGCCGGAGCCCTCACCGCCGCCCTGGTCGGACGGTTGCGGCGCCGGGGCGGAAGCGTCCGCTGCGGACAGCGGGTCACCGAGATCGTGGTCCGCCGCGGCCGTGCCGTGGGCGTCCGTACGGAGACCGGGGAAGGGGTCCCCGCCCGCCGGGCCGTACTGGCCGACGTCTCCGCGCCCAGCCTCTACGGAGCACTGGTCGCCGCCGAGCACCTGCCGGGCCGGCTCCTGGACGACATGCGGCGCTTCCAGTGGGACTTCGCCACCTTCAAGGTGGACTGGGCGCTGGGCGGCCCCGTTCCGTGGAGCAGCGAGGCCGCCGCGGCGGCCGGGACCGTCCACCTCGCCGAAGGGGTCGACGAACTCACCCGCTGCGCGTCCCAGATCGCCCGGAGTCTGATCCCGGACCGGCCGTTCCTGCTGTTCGGGCAGATGACCACGGCGGACGCGACCCGGTCGCCACGGGACACCGAGTCGGCGTGGGCGTACACCCATGTGCCGCACACCGTGAAGGGTGACGCGGGCGGGGCCGGGCTGACCGGCGGCTGGGACGCGGGGGAGCGGGAGCGGATGGCCGACCGGATCGAACGGCAGGTGGAGCGGTACGCCCCCGGATTCCGCAGCCGGATCCGGGCCCGGCGGATCCTCGCCCCGACGACCTTGGAGAACGAGGACGCCAATCTGGTGGGCGGGGCCATCAACGGCGGCACGGCCGCGATGCACCAGCAACTGGTCTTCCGGCCGGTGCCGGGAACGGGCCGTCCCGAAACTCCCGTGAAGGGGCTGTACCTGACCTCCGCGTCGGCCCATCCCGGAGGAGGGGTGCACGGCGCGCCGGGCGCCAACGCCGCTCGGGCCGCCCTGCGCTCCACGCGGGCCACGACGAGCGCGCTGTCCGCCGCGCAGCGACTGCTGGCCCGGCGGGACCGGACCGGCGAGACCACCCGCGCACGGGGCGAGCGGCCCTGA
- a CDS encoding SRPBCC family protein: MAARHHLIERPPSAVWAVLEDERQYGNWVVGTSGTRREQGDWPELGSSITYSVRLGPKEFTGRTVVRRVEKPRALELEAEAGALGSARIALDIRPWGEKTLVTVDEHPLRGVGGTLHNVLLDSLIQIRHRSMLARLARLTERLTPAGPEVGGRRAAKAG; this comes from the coding sequence ATGGCCGCCAGGCACCATCTCATCGAGCGCCCGCCGTCCGCCGTATGGGCGGTGCTCGAGGACGAACGTCAGTACGGCAACTGGGTGGTGGGCACCTCCGGAACCCGGCGGGAACAGGGCGACTGGCCCGAGCTGGGCTCCTCGATCACCTACAGCGTGCGTCTGGGGCCCAAGGAGTTCACCGGGCGCACGGTGGTGCGGCGCGTGGAGAAGCCGCGGGCGCTGGAGTTGGAGGCCGAGGCCGGAGCACTCGGGTCGGCACGGATCGCCCTGGACATCCGGCCGTGGGGCGAGAAGACCCTCGTGACCGTCGACGAGCACCCGCTGCGCGGTGTCGGCGGCACCCTCCACAACGTCCTGCTGGACTCGCTGATCCAGATCCGCCACCGCTCCATGCTGGCGCGCCTCGCCCGGCTGACGGAACGCCTGACGCCGGCGGGACCGGAAGTGGGCGGACGCCGCGCCGCGAAGGCCGGCTGA
- a CDS encoding TIGR03557 family F420-dependent LLM class oxidoreductase, which produces MQVGYKLAAEAFGPAELVRQAVLAEEAGFDFVEISDHYHPWLDNQGHSPFAWTVLGTIAAKTSRIGLATGVTCPTVRYHPAIIAQAAATLALLSEGRFVLGVGSGERLNEHVVGPGFPDAVSTRHALLREALEIIRLLWSGGYRSYEGTYLRLHDARVFDLPDEPPLIAVAASGPKSTRIAAELGDGLFATEDKPSIVRDYRDAGGSGPCYAEVPMAWAPDAHTGARAALETTRWALTGWKVMSELPNPVNFDAATATVREEDILGKFACGTDPDRYVEVAQPFVDAGYDRLVMQNAGPDPDGFIDFYRRELDGRIRQLKPNSR; this is translated from the coding sequence ATGCAGGTGGGATACAAGCTGGCGGCGGAGGCGTTCGGTCCGGCGGAGCTGGTCAGGCAGGCCGTACTCGCCGAGGAGGCGGGCTTCGACTTCGTCGAGATCAGCGACCACTACCACCCCTGGCTCGACAACCAGGGGCACTCCCCCTTCGCCTGGACGGTCCTCGGAACGATCGCCGCCAAGACGTCACGGATCGGTCTGGCGACCGGGGTGACCTGCCCCACCGTGCGCTACCACCCCGCGATCATCGCGCAGGCGGCCGCGACGCTCGCCCTGCTCTCGGAAGGCCGCTTCGTCCTGGGCGTCGGCTCGGGGGAGCGGCTCAACGAGCACGTGGTCGGCCCCGGCTTCCCCGATGCCGTCAGCACCCGGCACGCGCTGCTCAGGGAGGCCCTCGAGATCATCCGGCTGCTGTGGAGCGGCGGCTACCGGTCCTACGAGGGAACGTACCTGCGACTCCACGACGCGCGTGTCTTCGACCTGCCCGACGAACCGCCCCTGATCGCGGTGGCGGCCAGCGGACCGAAGTCGACCCGTATCGCCGCCGAACTGGGCGACGGCCTGTTCGCCACGGAGGACAAGCCGAGCATCGTCCGGGACTACCGCGACGCCGGTGGCAGCGGCCCCTGTTACGCGGAGGTCCCGATGGCCTGGGCGCCCGACGCGCACACCGGCGCCCGCGCCGCGCTGGAGACGACGCGGTGGGCGCTGACCGGCTGGAAGGTCATGAGCGAGCTGCCCAATCCGGTCAACTTCGACGCGGCGACCGCCACCGTCCGCGAGGAGGACATCCTGGGGAAGTTCGCCTGCGGTACGGACCCGGACCGGTACGTCGAAGTGGCCCAGCCGTTCGTCGACGCGGGCTACGACCGGCTCGTCATGCAGAACGCCGGCCCCGACCCCGACGGCTTCATCGACTTCTACCGGCGCGAACTCGACGGACGCATCCGACAGCTGAAGCCGAACAGCCGGTGA
- a CDS encoding DUF5133 domain-containing protein, which translates to MLLAHPAVLEELLRRYDELMAERGKDAGEVARRLEDVSYTLCVTTGTRDIASAVVAAREQLRRRPMPVKTKPASAMPAPAALS; encoded by the coding sequence ATGCTGTTGGCCCATCCTGCGGTACTCGAAGAGCTGCTGCGTCGGTACGACGAACTGATGGCCGAACGAGGGAAGGACGCCGGAGAGGTGGCCCGGCGTCTGGAAGACGTCAGCTACACGCTGTGCGTGACCACCGGCACCCGCGACATCGCCTCGGCTGTCGTCGCCGCTCGCGAGCAGCTGCGCCGCCGCCCGATGCCGGTGAAGACGAAGCCCGCGTCCGCGATGCCCGCACCCGCCGCGCTCTCCTGA
- a CDS encoding SgcJ/EcaC family oxidoreductase, whose protein sequence is MADDVEQIRALIEEWAAAVHRGDLRTVVAGHAEDIVMFDVPPPYEGLRGMDAYREVWPPFFVWQEEGADFAVEELEVVAGQDVAFAYALLRCGTPEELAARPGLRLRLTLGLRKEAGRWLIAHEHHSFPCEPGPPPE, encoded by the coding sequence ATGGCTGACGATGTCGAACAGATCCGCGCCCTGATCGAGGAGTGGGCCGCGGCCGTGCACCGCGGTGACCTGCGGACCGTGGTGGCGGGTCACGCCGAGGACATCGTGATGTTCGACGTGCCGCCGCCGTACGAGGGCCTACGGGGCATGGACGCCTACCGGGAGGTCTGGCCGCCCTTCTTCGTCTGGCAGGAGGAAGGGGCCGACTTCGCGGTCGAGGAGCTGGAGGTCGTCGCGGGGCAGGATGTCGCGTTCGCGTACGCCTTGCTGCGCTGCGGTACACCCGAGGAACTGGCCGCCCGCCCCGGTCTGCGGCTACGGCTGACCCTGGGGCTGCGCAAGGAGGCCGGCCGGTGGCTGATCGCCCATGAGCACCACTCGTTCCCCTGCGAACCCGGCCCACCGCCGGAGTAG
- a CDS encoding NUDIX domain-containing protein has translation MSRKGRSAGLLLFRVTEEQGERDVEVLIGHMGGPFWAGREEAAWSVPKGEYGPEEDAEAAARREFVEELGVPVPPGEWIALGESRQRSGKTVTAWAVEADLDVGSVVPGTFTMEWPRGSGVQQEFPEMDRFAWCTPEQAAERLIAGQRVFVDRLRTQVRGGAASSDA, from the coding sequence ATGTCGAGAAAAGGACGCAGTGCCGGGCTCCTTCTCTTCCGGGTCACGGAGGAGCAGGGTGAGCGGGACGTAGAGGTGCTGATCGGGCACATGGGCGGGCCGTTCTGGGCGGGGCGGGAGGAGGCCGCCTGGTCGGTGCCGAAGGGCGAGTACGGGCCCGAGGAGGACGCGGAGGCGGCCGCCCGCCGGGAGTTCGTGGAGGAGCTGGGCGTGCCCGTCCCGCCCGGTGAGTGGATCGCGCTGGGCGAGTCGCGCCAGCGCAGCGGTAAGACGGTGACCGCCTGGGCCGTGGAGGCGGATCTGGACGTGGGGTCGGTCGTGCCGGGGACGTTCACGATGGAGTGGCCGCGCGGGTCCGGCGTGCAGCAGGAGTTCCCGGAGATGGACCGGTTCGCCTGGTGCACGCCGGAGCAGGCCGCGGAGCGGCTGATCGCCGGTCAACGGGTCTTCGTCGACCGGCTGCGTACTCAGGTGCGCGGCGGGGCCGCCTCCTCCGACGCGTAG
- a CDS encoding helix-turn-helix transcriptional regulator — protein sequence MADGLGVLLRRLREEADLTQEQVAERSGVSVRTIRRLESGRSSNHRMGTVNLLADALDLGEEARRSLAAALAGARSIPAARSGAEEEDRTGPGPEQEAGLVPTGTAARRPGHEPSGPAPSSPVLLPVPHSLADAAQELATEVRRRWRREEAQRRVHDPFPLPVRWRPLAACLTDSAENIQRLGPGEAPSEVNMDGDLRSVADVYRRIPSGRMAILGRAGSGKSVLTIRLTLDLLEAPAPDGRVPVIFSIGGWDPSTTALRDWLIGRLLRDHPHLARRGAHGATLAVALFDADLILPVLDGFDEIAEGLRREALDALNATSSPLVLTSRRDEYAEAVRSARAPLVWAGGIELTDLTFDDLADYLPRTTRTVPPGDSGDSGDSGDSTTEPGTGWEAVLAALRTRETRAAADLATVLTTPLMVILARTLHSETPGRDPSELLDATRFPSVKSLEEHLLAGFVPAVYRRHVPERDAAGRQPKAPYADPARAERWLGHLAHHLVRSDREQQDLAWWQLGDSLSRSARTLAVVLATAMNVALANWLVGLLLTPLGLGELLVQGSLMGPAAGLAFGSVYVLTDRSGGAAAFEPVRIRLRLRPTPGSLGRRPLRTFTVRFGHGLFGGAVMGIGCAWALALGREPAAGTSFTDPRVIEGTLIDMLVLGLIFGTAAGLVFGLMAMLEAPVDVTAAATPVSLLLANRATVGRQFLILAPMFTLAIAFGGHVIVLMLQDWMGPLHWGLADSLFIGTIGGLGGAASYVLAFTAWGQWFLLARVWLPLTGQLPWDPAAFLDDAYRRGVLRQTGAVYQFRHVRLQHHLGSLYRRQHPDFAPATFPPSSTGTA from the coding sequence GTGGCTGACGGTCTTGGCGTTCTGTTACGCAGGCTGCGCGAGGAGGCGGACCTGACGCAGGAGCAGGTGGCCGAGCGGTCCGGGGTCAGCGTGCGCACCATCCGACGGCTGGAGAGCGGCAGGTCGTCGAACCACCGGATGGGGACAGTGAACCTGCTGGCGGACGCGCTCGACCTCGGGGAGGAGGCCCGCCGGAGTCTGGCGGCGGCCCTCGCCGGAGCGCGCAGCATCCCGGCTGCCCGATCCGGAGCGGAGGAGGAAGATCGAACCGGACCCGGGCCTGAGCAAGAGGCCGGGCTCGTCCCCACCGGAACCGCCGCTCGTCGCCCCGGGCATGAGCCGTCGGGCCCGGCGCCCTCCTCCCCTGTCCTGTTGCCCGTCCCCCACTCACTCGCCGACGCGGCGCAAGAGCTGGCGACGGAGGTCCGGCGCCGCTGGCGCCGCGAGGAGGCCCAACGTCGGGTCCACGACCCGTTCCCCCTTCCTGTCCGGTGGAGACCGCTGGCGGCCTGCCTGACCGACAGCGCGGAGAACATCCAGCGTCTCGGGCCGGGTGAGGCACCGTCCGAGGTGAACATGGACGGTGACCTGCGGAGCGTGGCCGACGTCTACCGCAGGATCCCCTCCGGACGCATGGCGATCCTGGGACGGGCAGGCTCGGGCAAATCCGTTCTCACGATCAGACTCACCTTGGACCTCCTGGAAGCCCCGGCCCCGGACGGCCGCGTGCCGGTCATCTTCAGCATCGGTGGCTGGGATCCGTCGACCACCGCTCTGCGGGACTGGCTGATCGGTCGGCTGCTGCGTGACCACCCCCATCTGGCCCGCCGCGGGGCCCACGGGGCGACCTTGGCCGTCGCACTGTTCGACGCCGACCTCATCCTCCCGGTGCTGGACGGATTCGACGAGATCGCCGAGGGGCTGCGGCGCGAAGCGTTGGACGCGCTCAACGCGACCTCCTCCCCGCTCGTTCTCACCAGCCGACGCGACGAATACGCCGAAGCAGTCCGGTCGGCCCGCGCGCCTCTCGTCTGGGCGGGGGGCATCGAGCTCACCGACCTCACCTTCGACGACCTCGCCGACTACCTGCCGCGCACCACCCGCACCGTCCCGCCAGGCGACAGCGGCGACAGCGGCGACAGCGGCGACAGCACCACCGAGCCCGGGACGGGATGGGAGGCGGTCCTGGCAGCACTCCGCACGCGCGAGACCCGGGCGGCCGCGGACCTCGCCACGGTGCTGACCACCCCGCTCATGGTCATCCTCGCGCGCACCCTGCACAGCGAGACCCCCGGACGGGACCCCTCCGAACTCCTCGACGCCACCCGCTTCCCCTCGGTGAAGAGCCTGGAGGAACATCTGCTGGCGGGCTTCGTGCCCGCTGTCTACCGGCGCCACGTCCCGGAACGGGACGCCGCCGGCCGGCAGCCGAAGGCGCCGTACGCGGACCCTGCGCGTGCCGAGCGCTGGCTCGGCCACCTCGCCCATCACCTCGTGCGTTCCGACCGGGAGCAGCAGGATCTCGCGTGGTGGCAGCTCGGCGACTCGCTGTCCCGCTCCGCGCGGACCCTGGCCGTCGTCCTGGCCACTGCCATGAACGTCGCCCTGGCCAACTGGCTGGTCGGCCTGCTGCTCACGCCGCTGGGACTCGGTGAACTCCTCGTACAGGGAAGCCTCATGGGGCCTGCGGCGGGGTTGGCCTTCGGTTCCGTCTACGTACTGACGGACAGGTCCGGTGGCGCGGCGGCTTTCGAGCCGGTCCGTATCCGGCTGAGGCTGCGTCCCACGCCCGGCAGTCTGGGCCGCAGGCCCCTTCGTACCTTCACGGTCCGGTTCGGGCACGGCCTGTTCGGCGGGGCGGTCATGGGCATCGGATGCGCCTGGGCTCTCGCCCTCGGACGCGAGCCGGCGGCGGGGACATCGTTCACCGATCCGCGGGTCATCGAAGGAACCCTGATCGACATGCTGGTCCTGGGGCTGATCTTCGGCACGGCCGCGGGTCTCGTCTTCGGGCTCATGGCCATGCTCGAAGCGCCCGTCGACGTCACTGCTGCTGCCACCCCGGTAAGCCTGTTGCTCGCGAACCGGGCGACGGTGGGCCGGCAGTTCCTCATCCTGGCTCCGATGTTCACCCTGGCCATCGCCTTCGGCGGACACGTGATCGTCCTGATGCTCCAGGACTGGATGGGACCACTCCACTGGGGTCTCGCGGACAGCCTGTTCATCGGAACGATCGGCGGCCTCGGCGGGGCGGCCTCCTACGTGCTCGCTTTCACCGCCTGGGGACAGTGGTTCTTGCTCGCACGTGTCTGGCTGCCCCTGACCGGCCAGCTCCCCTGGGACCCCGCGGCCTTCCTGGACGACGCCTACCGCCGAGGGGTGCTGCGCCAGACCGGCGCCGTGTACCAGTTCCGCCACGTCCGGCTGCAGCACCACCTCGGAAGCCTGTACCGCCGGCAGCACCCCGACTTCGCACCGGCCACCTTCCCGCCCTCGTCGACCGGCACCGCCTGA
- a CDS encoding alpha/beta hydrolase family protein produces MTPLRLTVFGAALALAALTGTGAATASAVASPAAVAASTAAAVPLFTDGYGLTLVSEDTEVHSPTDFTLTVTTKQLSGKHKIRILLPAGYDADPDRRWPVTYFLHGGGGNVDDVAAAPALHSDSMITVVPDGGLKGWYANWLMQNTAEGAANWETFHLTQVVPFIDAHLRTRTDRAHRAVAGLSMGGFGALHYAQTRPDLFGHAAALSGGIDFGKWEIRGAVLATELNLSGAWCAASSSSGSGDGTCVGHGPYVDSDAIFGSPYPVFNADRVWKAVDPAAPANLAKLSNTGVTLYTGNNDLIDVHTAAASKTVHDRLGRLGIPSRLVDYGNGASLAPSCNGGHNYGCWAPAFADYVPRLEAAFATAG; encoded by the coding sequence ATGACACCCCTGCGCCTCACCGTGTTCGGCGCGGCACTCGCGCTCGCCGCTCTGACAGGCACCGGCGCCGCGACCGCATCGGCCGTCGCGTCGCCGGCCGCCGTCGCCGCGTCCACGGCCGCAGCCGTCCCCCTCTTCACCGACGGCTACGGTCTGACTCTGGTGTCCGAGGACACGGAGGTGCACAGCCCCACCGACTTCACCCTCACCGTCACCACGAAGCAGCTCTCCGGGAAGCACAAGATCCGCATCCTCCTTCCCGCCGGATACGACGCCGACCCCGATCGGCGCTGGCCGGTCACCTACTTCCTGCACGGCGGCGGCGGCAACGTGGACGATGTCGCGGCCGCACCCGCACTGCACTCGGACTCGATGATCACCGTGGTGCCGGACGGCGGGCTGAAGGGCTGGTACGCGAACTGGCTGATGCAGAACACGGCCGAGGGGGCCGCGAACTGGGAGACCTTCCATCTCACCCAGGTCGTCCCGTTCATCGACGCCCATCTCCGGACTCGCACCGACCGGGCCCACCGGGCCGTCGCCGGACTGTCCATGGGCGGCTTCGGCGCCCTTCACTACGCACAGACCCGGCCCGACCTGTTCGGCCACGCGGCCGCTCTGTCGGGTGGCATCGACTTCGGCAAGTGGGAGATCCGCGGGGCCGTCCTGGCCACCGAGCTGAACCTCTCAGGCGCCTGGTGCGCGGCGAGCAGCTCGTCCGGATCCGGGGACGGCACCTGCGTCGGCCACGGTCCCTACGTGGACAGCGACGCGATCTTCGGCTCCCCGTACCCGGTCTTCAACGCCGACCGGGTGTGGAAGGCGGTCGATCCGGCCGCGCCCGCCAACCTCGCCAAGCTGTCCAACACCGGTGTCACGCTCTACACCGGCAACAACGATCTCATCGACGTCCACACCGCGGCAGCCTCCAAGACCGTCCACGACCGCCTGGGCCGGCTCGGCATCCCGAGCCGTCTCGTCGACTACGGAAACGGCGCCTCGCTGGCCCCGAGCTGCAACGGCGGTCACAACTACGGCTGCTGGGCCCCCGCCTTCGCCGATTACGTCCCGCGCCTCGAAGCCGCCTTCGCCACGGCCGGCTGA
- a CDS encoding serine hydrolase, with amino-acid sequence MKLSSRRLPAVIGAAAAIVMMATATAHAAPNDEHPATRTALKAFQSVAGPGAAVYAGDNTGAWTLSAGTGTINTTKPIQADEHFRIGSQTKTFTAATVLQLVDEGKVALDTSIDTYLPGTVNGNGYDGTRITVRHLLQQTSGIAGYDPLVSFALVEPNGTYNTATLVREGLKRAPVSAPGAGWTYSNTNYLILGMLIEKVTGLPVHEAVTRRIIEPLGLDRTVFPAPGDRALPSPAVPGYHGARVGTFYFWSLAFSYDPSIFSASGAMVSTMEDLSSFYSALTAGKVVSPASLAEIEKVRDLGGGGYGLGILKMNLSCGGEAWGHNGGVPGYLTQTMVTKDGRHASAMSNAYLLGTTSTAKLAALVDTALCENRG; translated from the coding sequence GTGAAGCTCAGCAGCAGGCGGCTCCCGGCCGTCATAGGCGCGGCGGCGGCGATCGTCATGATGGCGACGGCCACGGCACACGCCGCCCCGAATGACGAGCACCCCGCCACGCGCACGGCGCTGAAGGCGTTCCAGTCCGTCGCGGGCCCCGGCGCGGCGGTGTACGCCGGCGACAACACCGGCGCATGGACACTGTCCGCCGGCACCGGCACGATCAACACCACCAAGCCGATCCAGGCCGACGAGCATTTCCGCATCGGCAGTCAGACCAAGACGTTCACCGCGGCGACCGTCCTGCAACTGGTCGACGAAGGAAAGGTCGCTCTCGACACGAGCATCGACACCTACCTGCCGGGCACCGTCAACGGCAACGGATATGACGGCACCCGCATCACCGTGAGGCACCTGCTCCAGCAGACCAGTGGAATCGCGGGGTACGACCCGCTGGTCTCCTTCGCCCTGGTCGAACCGAACGGCACGTACAACACAGCCACCCTCGTGAGGGAAGGTCTGAAGCGGGCACCGGTCTCCGCGCCGGGCGCCGGATGGACGTACTCGAACACGAACTACCTGATCCTCGGCATGCTCATCGAGAAGGTGACGGGCCTGCCGGTCCACGAGGCCGTCACGCGCCGGATCATCGAACCCCTCGGGCTGGACCGCACCGTCTTCCCCGCCCCCGGCGACCGTGCCCTGCCCTCCCCGGCCGTGCCCGGCTACCACGGTGCCCGGGTCGGCACGTTCTACTTCTGGAGCCTGGCCTTCTCCTACGATCCGTCCATCTTCAGCGCCTCCGGAGCGATGGTCTCCACGATGGAGGACCTCAGCTCCTTCTACTCGGCGCTGACCGCCGGCAAGGTCGTGTCGCCGGCGTCGCTGGCGGAGATCGAGAAGGTGCGGGACCTCGGAGGCGGCGGCTACGGCCTGGGCATCCTCAAGATGAACCTGTCGTGCGGTGGCGAGGCGTGGGGACACAACGGCGGGGTCCCCGGCTACCTCACCCAGACCATGGTCACCAAGGACGGTCGGCACGCGTCCGCGATGTCCAACGCCTACCTCCTCGGCACCACGTCCACCGCGAAGCTGGCTGCGCTGGTGGACACGGCCCTGTGTGAGAACCGGGGCTAG